A window of Pirellulales bacterium contains these coding sequences:
- a CDS encoding SDR family NAD(P)-dependent oxidoreductase, with protein sequence MVSDNRRNAIITGAASGLGRAIAQRLARDGWRMALVDVNDAANEETLRLVRAAGGEGFTHHMDVARPAAWEQLRDRVQAEWQNLDLLVNNAGVAGSGEVGKYTLDDWHWILGINLNAGIYGCHYFIPWLKQNPRGAHIINTASLAAIAAKPGMAGYNVAKAGMLSLSETLYGELKPHNIGVTVVCPSFFQTNLLNDGRLEKIDRDLASKMMKVANFTADDVANAAVQAIADKRLYVVLPRQGRIFWRLKRFFPNYVCNLLAKDWTKQLAAMEKKRPAAPQSVPEKTAV encoded by the coding sequence GTGGTATCCGACAATCGACGCAACGCGATCATCACGGGCGCGGCAAGCGGTTTGGGCCGGGCAATTGCCCAGCGACTGGCCCGGGACGGCTGGCGCATGGCGCTGGTGGACGTCAACGACGCGGCCAATGAAGAGACATTGCGGCTGGTCCGTGCTGCCGGCGGCGAGGGCTTTACTCACCACATGGACGTCGCGCGGCCGGCTGCCTGGGAGCAACTGCGAGACCGCGTACAAGCCGAGTGGCAAAACCTCGACCTGCTGGTCAACAACGCGGGCGTGGCCGGGTCGGGCGAGGTGGGAAAATACACGCTCGACGATTGGCACTGGATCCTGGGCATTAACCTGAATGCCGGCATCTACGGCTGCCATTACTTCATTCCCTGGCTGAAGCAAAATCCGCGCGGCGCCCACATCATCAACACGGCCTCGCTGGCCGCGATAGCCGCCAAGCCGGGCATGGCTGGCTACAACGTCGCGAAGGCGGGCATGCTGTCGCTTTCCGAAACGTTGTACGGCGAATTGAAGCCGCACAATATCGGTGTGACAGTCGTCTGCCCGTCGTTCTTTCAGACAAATCTGCTGAACGATGGCCGACTAGAAAAGATCGATCGCGACCTGGCCTCGAAGATGATGAAGGTGGCGAACTTCACCGCGGACGACGTCGCCAACGCCGCCGTGCAGGCGATTGCCGATAAGCGGTTGTACGTCGTGCTGCCGCGCCAGGGACGGATCTTCTGGCGGCTGAAGCGATTCTTTCCGAACTATGTTTGCAATTTGCTGGCCAAGGATTGGACGAAGCAATTGGCCGCGATGGAAAAGAAACGGCCCGCGGCGCCGC